One Candidatus Methylomirabilota bacterium genomic window, ATAGTCCAGGCTAGGAGCCTCGAGAGCTACGAGGCGCCGGGGGCGCCCGCTCCTCCCTCGGCCTTGCGCGCGCGATCCTCGGCCCGCTCCTCGGCCTTCCGAGCGCGCTCTTCAGCTTCGCGCGCGCGATCCTCGGCGGCGAGCATGCGGCTGACGAGGTCCTTGATGATGGCCATGGCCAGCCCCGGATTGGTGCGGACCATGGCGTCGAGGCGGTTGGCCGGGATGACCATGAGCGTCACGGCGTCGGCGGCGATGGCCGTGGCCGAGCGCGGGATATTCCGGAAGAGGGCGAACTCGCCCAGGAGCTCCCCCTTGCTCTGCACGCGCAGGAGCTTCTCCTCGCCTCCCAGGTTCTTGCGGATCTCCACCTTGCCCAGGTGGATCAGAAAGGCTTCGCTCTTGGCGTCGTCACCTTCCTTGAAGATCACGTCGCCAGGGTTGAATGTGCGGGTCGGCACGTCCCCGATCTGACGGCTCATGCGCTGCCCTCATGGTATAGAATGGCCAACAGTGGCCCTATGATACGCCGATTCGTGATTCCGCTGGCCCTGGGCCTCCTCACCGGGGCGGTCTGGACGCCTCACGCCCATGCCCAGCAGCCGCTCTCCGTCCAGGAGACTGTGCTGCGGGCCAAGCCGGCGACCGTGCTCGTGATATCCGAGGTCGCCGCGGAGGTGACGCTCAACTGCGCCGACGGCGTCCAGACGATCACGCCTCGCGCTCCTGGCGGGCAGTTCAAAGGCCCGGACCCAATGGTCTTCCGCGAAACTGGCACGGGCTGGTTCATCGATCCCACGGGCTGGGTCATCACCAATGGCCACGTCGTCCAGCCCGCCCACGAGGTGCCGCGCTGGCTCGTCAACCAGCTAGCGCAGCGGGCGGTCACGGCGGCCTGCCTCGGCCCCGCGATGCAGGCCGTGAGGATGCAGCCCGGCGAGAGCCCCGACAAAGAGGACGCCATCAAACGGCGCCTCCTCGACAAGGTGCTCCCCACGGCCAAGGTGAACATCACTCCGTCGATCTCCGTGGTGCTCTCGAGCGGGTTGCGCCTCAAGGGCGAGGTCAAGAAGTACAGCCCGCCCGTCAGCGCCGAGCTTGGCGGCATGTCGGGACGGGACCTGGCCATCCTCAAAGTGCCGGACGGCACGTATCCAATGCTGCCGCTCGCCGACTCCACGGCGGCGCAGATCGGTGATCCGCTCCGCATCCTGGGTTTCCCCGGCGTGGTCCTGT contains:
- a CDS encoding cyclic nucleotide-binding domain-containing protein, translating into MSRQIGDVPTRTFNPGDVIFKEGDDAKSEAFLIHLGKVEIRKNLGGEEKLLRVQSKGELLGEFALFRNIPRSATAIAADAVTLMVIPANRLDAMVRTNPGLAMAIIKDLVSRMLAAEDRAREAEERARKAEERAEDRARKAEGGAGAPGAS